The following are encoded together in the Syngnathus scovelli strain Florida chromosome 12, RoL_Ssco_1.2, whole genome shotgun sequence genome:
- the erlec1 gene encoding endoplasmic reticulum lectin 1: MMARLVLVMIGGLLELCLSVLAHGDDQPFFTDEIPFKITWPGAEITPPTSGALYKEDNFVIMTTIEKEKYKCLLPSVTSGEEDDEKEYSGPSPSELLEPLFKRSSCSYRIESYWTYEVCHGKHARQYHEEKEMGQKVNVQEYFLGNLSGKRKGKEMAKVEETDMAQSAPETEVQSKNIEGQLTPYYSLEMGNGTPCALKENKPRSTSVLYVCHPEAKHEILSIAEVTSCQYEVVVLTPLLCAHPKYRFKSSPVNAILCQALAGSPLRPQRLAQLNKEQEAQLKPPFSTTAEHREEAAAPPTREKAFTHKPTHISRLTDEQLVREFLSGSYCLHGGVGWWKYEFCYGKHVHQYHEDKEQAKNIVVVGSWNAKEHIEWSKKNVARSYQLKDSGMPKVKLVSHFYGHGDVCDLTGKPRQVIVKLKCKESESPHAVTVYMLEPQTCQYVLGVESSVICSILDSADEHGLLSIYS, encoded by the exons ATGATGGCCAGGCTTGTGTTGGTGATGATCGGTGGGCTTCTGGAGCTGTGCCTCAGCGTTTTAGCACACGGTGACGATCAGCCCTTCTTCACCGATGAAATTCCTTTTAAAATCACATGGCCCGGGGCTGAAATCACACCG CCCACGTCGGGGGCACTTTACAAGGAAGACAACTTTGTCATCATGACCACGATAGAGAAGGAGAAGTACAAATGCCTCCTACCTTCGGTGACCTCTGGAGAAGAG gACGATGAGAAGGAATACAGCGGGCCAAGTCCATCTGAACTTTTGGAGCCTCTGTTCAAACGAAGCAGCTGCTCATACAGA ATCGAATCCTACTGGACGTATGAAGTATGTCACGGAAAACATGCCAGGCAGTATCATGAAGAGAAGGAGATGGGACAG AAAGTAAATGTTCAGGAGTATTTCTTGGGAAATTTATCAGGGAagagaaaaggaaaagaaatgg CCAAAGTAGAAGAGACAGACATGGCTCAGTCAGCACCCGAAACAGAA GTGCAGTCTAAGAACATCGAAGGTCAGCTGACTCCATATTACTCACTGGAAATGGGAAACGGGACACCCTGTGCGCTGAAAGAGAACAAGCCGCGCTCCACGTCCGTTCTGTATGTGTGTCACCCGGAGGCCAAACATGAGATTCTGTCCATCGCTGAGGTCACCTCATGCCAGTATGAGGTGGTGGTGCTGACCCCTTTGCTCTGTGCGCACCCTAAATACAG GTTTAAGTCGTCTCCAGTTAACGCCATCTTGTGCCAGGCGCTGGCTGGCTCGCCGCTGCGGCCTCAGCGTCTTGCCCAGCTGAACAAGGAGCAGGAGGCGCAGCTTAAGCCTCCTTTCAGCACCACTGCAGAGCACAGAGAG GAGGCAGCGGCGCCACCAACAAGAGAGAAAGCCTTCACACACAAACCCACTCACATATCGCGCCTGACAGACGAGCAGCTGGTCAGGGAGTTCCTTAGCGGCTCCTACTGTTTACACGGG GGGGTTGGATGGTGGAAATATGAATTCTGTTATGGAAAACACGTTCATCAGTACCACGAG GACAAAGAGCAAGCCAAGAACATTGTGGTGGTTGGTAGCTGGAATGCCAAGGAACACATTGAATGGTCCAAGAAGAACGTGGCTCGATCTTACCAGCTAAAAGACAGTGGAATGCCGAAAGTCAA GCTGGTCTCCCATTTCTACGGCCATGGCGATGTGTGCGATCTAACAGGAAAGCCCCGTCAAGTTATTGTCAAATTAAA ATGCAAAGAGTCCGAGTCTCCCCATGCAGTCACCGTCTATATGCTGGAACCTCAGACTTGCCAATACGTCCTCGGG GTTGAATCTTCAGTCATATGCAGTATTCTTGACTCGGCAGATGAACACGGGCTTCTGTCCATTTACAGCTAA